A part of Rattus norvegicus strain BN/NHsdMcwi chromosome 4, GRCr8, whole genome shotgun sequence genomic DNA contains:
- the Rpl23al6 gene encoding large ribosomal subunit protein uL23-like: MAPKTKKEAPAPPKAETKARALKAKKAVLKGVHSHKKKIRTSPTFRRPKTLQLRRQPKYPGKSAPRRNKLDHSAIIKFPLTTESAMKKIEDNTLVLIVDIKANKHQIKQAVEKLYDIDVAKVNTLIRPDREKKVYVRLAPDYDALDAANKIGII, from the coding sequence ATGGCGCCAAAAACGAAGAAGGAAGCTCCTGCCCCTCCCAAAGCCGAAACCAAAGCGAGGGCCTTGAAAGCTAAGAAGGCAGTGCTGAAAGGTGTCCACAGCCACAAAAAGAAGATCCGAACGTCACCCACTTTCCGGCGGCCCAAGACCCTGCAGCTCCGGAGGCAGccaaaatatcctggaaagagtGCACCCAGGAGAAACAAGCTTGACCACTCTGCTATCATCAAATTCCCACTGACCACCGAGTCGGCCATGAAGAAAATAGAGGACAACACGCTTGTGCTCATTGTGGATATCAAGGCCAACAAACACCAGATCAAACAGGCTGTGGAGAAACTCTATGACATTGATGTGGCTAAAGTCAATACCCTGATACGGCCTGACCGAGAGAAGAAGGTGTATGTTCGCTTGGCTCCTGATTATGATGCTCTAGATGCTGCCAACAAGATTGGCATCATCTAA